A single genomic interval of Spinacia oleracea cultivar Varoflay chromosome 6, BTI_SOV_V1, whole genome shotgun sequence harbors:
- the LOC110798376 gene encoding uncharacterized protein produces MTNRNASSAREDDMSDLKDLSVFEMPGNRVDTYQMSMLIGNTCSKLPNNSVSRIVMPLNFSVSLNSSTFPHPNELSAPTSPCEPPGPPQILYCRHGERSLQWLRGVVGMLV; encoded by the exons ATGACTAACAGAAATGCAAGTTCAGCAAGAGAAGATGACATGAGCGATTTAAAAGATCTGTCTGTTTTTGAGATGCCCGGAAATAGAGTTGATACTTATCAAATGAGTATGCTAATAGGGAATACATGTTCTAAA CTACCCAACAATAGTGTTTCGAGGATCGTCATGCCTTTGAACTTCAGTGTGTCCTTGAATTCTTCCACATTTCCACATCCGAATGAGTTATCAGCTCCAACATCTCCCTGTGAGCCTCCTGGTCCTCCAC AAATTTTATATTGTCGGCATGGAGAAAGGTCTTTGCAGTGGTTGCGAGGTGTGGTAGGGATGCTGGTGTAA